The proteins below come from a single Aegilops tauschii subsp. strangulata cultivar AL8/78 chromosome 6, Aet v6.0, whole genome shotgun sequence genomic window:
- the LOC109741710 gene encoding uncharacterized protein: MQAFARLSSPAASRKVISGVSGAVARPCYRTWRWKAHAAPLSAPGPPKGKKREYISKNERKARMKEFIEGYQASNDGRFPTMQMIRQSVGGGHYTIRDVLSEVKYNQIKFPFDKSKAAQLQETAEGAEQSRPEEESGNSSFNSQSFNGNQDEDDTLLSQKDSPAGNTIMENTEASISLDAKEVKLPLYNSEAAQLHETGECAEQSRLGESGSSALNPDDTLLSQKDSAMGTTIIENNQPLGSLESQDSSHYSGETEVAKQDSCTAAADANDLTVSKQAEIDGMKTEAPISLELETKSDNGNRQGETEVNKVHSNNVKKFQDPTEPTVSDQTEHDTVIKGNVLHREENPEVEEQGSSKTSLLGSLKSLASGIRNFWRNL; this comes from the exons ATGCAGGCGTTCGCGCGCCTCTCCTCCCCCGCCGCCTCCAGAAAGG TGATTTCGGGCGTCTCTGGAGCGGTCGCAAGGCCGTGCTACCGGACATGGCGGTGGAAGGCGCATGCGGCGCCGCTGTCGGCTCCGGGCCCACCCAAGGGCAAGAAGAGGGAATACATATCCAAGAATGAAAGGAAGGCTAGGATGAAGGAGTTTATTGAGGG TTATCAGGCATCAAATGACGGTAGATTTCCGACTATGCAAATGATTCGTCAAAGTGTTGGAGGGGGTCACTACACAATTAGGGATGTACTCTCGGAAGTGAAGTATAACCAGATAAAgtttccgtttgataagtctaAGGCAGCCCAGCTTCAGGAGACAGCTGAAGGTGCTGAGCAGTCAAGGCCAGAGGAGGAGAGTGGAAACAGTTCATTTAACTCTCAGAGCTTTAACGGAAATCAGGATGAAGATGACACGCTCCTATCCCAGAAAGATTCTCCTGCTGGCAATACAATCATGGAAAAC ACTGAAGCTTCCATATCTTTGGACGCAAAGGAGGTGAAGTTACCGCTATATAACTCCGAGGCAGCCCAGCTCCATGAGACAGGTGAATGTGCTGAGCAATCAAGGCTCGGGGAAAGCGGGAGCAGTGCATTGAACCCAGATGACACACTCCTCTCCCAGAAAGACTCTGCTATGGGCACTACAATCATAGAAAAC AATCAACCATTGGGATCTCTAGAGTCACAAGACTCCTCTCATTACAGTGGAGAAACTGAGGTTGCCAAGCAAGATTCATGTACTGCAGCAGCAGATGCAAATGACCTGACTGTATCGAAACAAGCAGAAATTGATGGCATGAAG ACTGAAGCACCCATATCTTTGGAACTGGAGACTAAGTCAGACAACGGGAATCGTCAAGGGGAAACTGAAGTTAACAAGGTGCATTCGAACAATGTGAAAAAATTCCAGGATCCAACTGAACCAACTGTATCTGATCAAACTGAACATGACACAGTGATCAAAGGAAATGTACTTCACAG AGAAGAGAACCCCGAGGTCGAGGAGCAGGGATCAAGCAAGACAAGTCTTTTAGGGAGCCTGAAATCGCTTGCTTCTGGGATCAGAAACTTCTGGAGAAATCTGTAA